From Candidatus Dadabacteria bacterium:
TAACGTTAGGTTCGAGGATGTAGAGGGTTTTTCCGTATCTTTCGCCCCTTACGTCCCTTTCATCTATTTTTCTCCTTATGAAATCGTGTGAGATCTTGGGGAGCACCTCGCCGTAAATTTCGTTTTCAAGTTCGTCGTAAAGAGCCCTGTCCCCGCATATGAACCTCGAGTCAAGAAGAGAACTCAGGATGGTTACATCGTTTTTGTCCATTGAGAGCTCCCTGCACTCCTCAAGGCTTCTCGTGCAGTTCCCCACATCCATTTTCGTATCCCAGAGAAGGTAAAGAAGCCGCTCAACTACTTCCTCGGCCAGGCCCTTCGAGCCTTTTTTGTGAAGGAAAAGAAGATCTATGTCGGAGTACGGGGAAAGCTCTTCCCTGCCGTAACCCCCGAGAGCCACTATAGAGACGCCTTTGAGTTCCGGGTAACCGTACCGCGAAAGGGCCTGCTTGATGAACTCGTCCACAATCTCGGTTCTCTCTCGGGCAAGCTCGTAGCCTATGAGGGCCTTATTTTTCCTGCTCCTCGCGTAATGGCGCCTGCGTATATGCTCGTAGGAGTCCGTAAAAAAAGCCAGAAGCTCATTCTCAGTGGTCTCAAGTTCTTTCACTTTGGGATCCCGGGAAATAAATATCCGTTAAATCCTGACACTTAGCGCCACCCCGTCGCGAAGGGGAACCACCGTGGAGAAAAACTCCGGGTCCGAGAACAAAAGCCGGTTAAACTCCAAGACTCCTTCGGTGCTCTCAGAACCTCCGCCGCCGAGAACCCTCCCTCCCCAAAGCACGTTATCGGTAATGAGCATCCCTCCGGGGTTAAGCCTCTCCCGCGCAAGCTCGATGACCTGCGGGTAGTTCTCCTTGTCTATGTCATTGAATATCATATCAAATTTACGGTCCGAATTCGCCAGTACTTCGAGCGCGTCCCCGCAGACAAAGCGGAGCTTGCGAATCTGCCCGGCCCGCGTGAAGTACCCGCGCGCCGCCTCCGCGTTTTCCTCAAGCCAGTCCGTACAGGTTACCACGCCTCCGTCACCCAGAAAAAGGGAGAACCAAAGGGCCGAGTACCCGAACCCGGAACCCATCTCAAAAATGCTTTGCGGCCTGCGCAGAAGGCATATCTGCGAAAAAAACCTTCCCACAAGAGGCCCCACTATTTTCACGTCGCTTCCCTCAGCCCGCTTTTCCATCTCATAGAAAACCTCGTGGACGCGAGGATAGAGAGAGAGAATGTAATCTTCGATCTCGGGGTTCGTTATAATTGCGCCTTCGTCCATCACCCGTCCTCGCCCCGTCCGAAATCAACGAAGATCTCCCCCGTCCCCGCGGCCTTATTCTCCACTCTCGCAAGAACGAAAAGAAGATCCGAGAGGCGGTTAAGGTAAACCAGAATCTTGCTTCCCTCCTCGGAATCCCCGAAAAATTCCTCAACGCCTCTCTCGGCCCTCCTGCACACCGTGCGGGCGAGATGAAGCCAGGCGGCGCCCTCCGCCCCTCCAGGCAAAACAAATTCCCTAAGCTCTCCGACCTCTGGCAAAAACTCATCTATCCGTTCCTCAAGCCGTTTCGCCATCCCCGCGGTCACCCTCGGCGGGGAGAAAGTCGAATCCAGCGGGGTCGCCAAGTCGCTTCCCACGGTGAAAAGCGCGTTCTGTATTTCCCGCAGAAGCTCCTTAACCCTGGGATCGACCGCTTTTGTGCAGGCAACTCCCAGAACCGAGTTAAGCTCGTCCACATCGCCGTACGCATCGACCCTCGGCGATGATTTCCTCACCCTTTTTCCGCCCAGAAGCGAAGTTTTCCCGTCATCTCCAAGACCAGTGTAAACAGTAGTTATTCTCTTTTTAGGCATTTGAAAAAATTTTAACCGCCCTCCTGCGAGCTTCAATTGTGGTTTAAATCTCCTCCCTCCTGCGACACATCCCAAGCGCCTTGCCCGCCGCTTTAAATCATGTTAGTTTTTAATTTCCGGCTTTAAGTTGTGAGGAGGTTCGGATTGCCTTTCCCCCCCAGGCTAAGAGATAAGATACAAGAAATAGCGGATGACCACGAAACCAGGCTTTCGGCGCTTATTCCCGTCCTGCGGGAAGTGCAGAACGAATTCGGCTGGCTTTCCACCGAATCCATGGAAGAAGTCGCCGAGACACTTGATATTCCCGCCTCTTCGGTTCAGAACGTCGCGTCATTTTACACCATGTTTTTCACAGAACCCGTGGGGACTCACGTTATGTGGCTCTGCAGAACCCTTTCCTGTGCGCTTCGCGGAGCCGAGGGGTTGGAGCATCACCTATGCAAGCGCCTGGGAGTAAAAACCGGTGAAACAACGGCCGACGGAAAAATAACCTTTCTCGAAGCGGAATGTCTTGCCTCCTGCGGTACCGCCCCCGCCATGCTCGTGGACGATACTCTTTACGAGAACCTCACCGAGTCGGAAGTTGACAGAATAGTTGATGAAATTAAGAGAAGGGAATGAGCGAGAAACTTAGAAAGGACGCAAGGAAGCTTTTTGACCAGGCGCTTAAAGAAGCCGACCCGGGAAAATGCGTTCTGGAGCATATTAAACTCAAAGGCAAGCAACTTAAGGTCGGAGGGAAGAGCTTCAATCTCTCCGATTTCGAGTCGGTGTACGTCGTGGCCTTCGGAAAGGCTGCGTCCTCCATGGCCGCGGCGCTTGAGGAGCTTCTCGGCGAGCGGATAACCGGGGGAATCGTGGTATCAAATGTCCGTTCCGAGCAGGCTTTTCAGAAAATGGATTTTCATCTCTCCTCTCACCCGGTGCCGGATGAAAAAAGCGTCGAGGCGGCGAAAAAAGTAGTCTCGCTTCTCGAAGGATCGGGAGAGAAAGATCTCGTGATTTTCCTCATATCGGGAGGCGGAAGCTCGATACTCGCGATGCCAAGCGAAGGGCTCACCATAGGGGATAAAAGAGCGGTGACCCAGAGACTGATGCTGAGCGGAGTCGACACCTACGGCCTTAACACCGTGAGGAAGAAAATGTCGCAGACAAAAGGAGGAGGGCTTCTTAAAAAAGCCCTGCCCTCGCAGGTCATCACGCTGATTCTCTCGGATGTTGTGGGCGACCGGCTTGAATTCATAGCTTCGGGACCCACGGTTCCCGACACTACGACCTACGAGGACGCGTGGCGGGTCATAGAGGCACTTGAGCTTGAGCATAAAATTCCCCCTAGGGTGGTGGTGCATCTTGAGAGAGGAAGGGAAAAAAACAGTTCTCCCACGATGGACCGCGAGCAGTACGAACGGAGCGGAGCCACCACGGTTGTTGTCGGAAACAATCACAAGGCGATAATCTCTATGGAGAAGATGGCGAAGAAAATGGGGTACAACACGCTTTTTCTCTCCTCCCAGATATCTGGAGAGGCAAGGGAAGTGGCCAAGGTGCTTGCGGGAATCTCCTTTGATGTACAAAGGTTCGGAAGGCCTGTTAAGAAACCCGCCTGCATACTTTTCGGGGGAGAGACAACCGTGAACGTAACGGGGCGGGGACGCGGCGGGCGCAACACCGAGACCGCCCTTTCCTTCTGCTTTGAGATAATAGGGAGTAGTGGAATCGTGGGGCTTTTCGCCGGAACCGACGGAATAGACGGTCCCACGGACGCCGCCGGGGCGATATGCGACGGGCAATCACGCCTGATAGCAAGATCGATGGGCATAAGCGCGAGAGACCATCTTGCCGACAACGACTCTTACTCTTTCTTCGAAACCCTGGGCGATCTTATAAAAACCGGAAGCACGGGAACAAACGTCATGGACGTGGGAGTGGTTCTGATAGGAGAATGAAAAACCATCGGACAGGCGGAACAGGAGAGAACCTCGAACGATGGACAGTCTGACGAAATCACCCCTTCCGAGCAACGAAGAGGCGGAGCGCGCTGTACTGGGCTCTGTACTCATTGAAAGCAGCTCGATAAACCAGGTCCTCGAAATCCTTATAGCCGAGGATTTCTATAACGAAAGCCACTCCAAGATAATGAACTGCATGATAGATCTTGACAGGGAGGGCACACCCATCGACGTTCTTACCCTGTATGAGTGGATGGACTCCAAGGGGATCATAGAAGAAGTCGGGGGAGCCGCCTACCTCACCTACTTGGTCTCGACCGTTCCCACGGCGGGAAACGTCGCTCATTACGCGAGGATAGTAAAAGACAAGTCCGTCCTGAGGAAACTGGTGCTCACCGCAACTGACATAGCCCACCGCGGGTACGGACCCGATATCGAAGTTGACGAGTTCCTGGACAGGGCGGAGCAGTCAATCCTCGACATCGCCCAGAACAAGATAAAGCCAAGCTTCTGGCACTCAAGGGAGCTCGCACCGGTGGCGATAGACAATATCGAGAGGCTCTACAAGAAAAAAGAGCTCATAACCGGCTTAAGAACCGGCTTTGAGAAACTCGACCACCTGACCTCGGGTCTTCAGAGATCTGATCTCGTGATAATTGCCGCGCGCCCGGGGGCGGGAAAAACATCGCTCTGCCTTAACATAATAAGCAACGCCGCATTGAACGAAGACCTCTCAGTGGCCATGTTCTCGCTTGAGATGACGAAGGAGCAGCTCATGATGAGACTTCTTTCCATAAACTCGAAAGTCAGTTTTTCGGCAATGCGAAGCGGGTACATAAGGGATAACGACCTGGAGAGGCTGTTTGATTCAGCCGAGAGGTACGCGAGCGCGAGCATCTTTATAGACGACACCCCGGCACTCACGGTGCTTGAGATAAGGGCAAAGGCGAGACGGCTTAAGAAGGACAACCGCCTCGACCTGATCGTGGTTGACTATCTGCAGCTCATGAGAGGAAGCTCGAGAAATGAAACCCGGGAAAGGGAAATAGCGGAGATCTCGGGCGCCCTGAAGGCGCTTGCCAAGGAACTTGACGTTCCGGTAATAGGAATCTCGCAGCTAAGCCGCCAGACCGAAGCCAGAACCGACCGCCGTCCCCAGCTCTCAGACCTCAGGGAAAGCGGCGCCATAGAGCAGGACGCAGACGTAGTGCTCTTCATTCACCGCCAAGACATATACAGAAAAAACCCCGAAGAAAAAGATGGCATGGCGGAACTCATAATCGGAAAGCAGAGAAACGGGCCCACGGGCACGGTGAAGCTGGTGTTTCTTGAGCAAAACGGGATTCCGAGCTTCGAGAATCCTTCGGACGAATTCGAAGAGGGATTCGTCTAGACTATGAAGGGCTTTACGACCGCCTTGGACTTTGACTCCTCCAGGTAGAGAGCGGGGAAGCGCTGCCAAGCAACGAATTTTTGGTGGATTTCTGCGAATTTCTGCCTGACCGAGGTCCAGTGAAAATCCCAGTCGTAGTTCTTAGGCCTGTCTGAAAAAAACATTTCGGAGAATACGGCGCTCTGCTCCGGAAGTCCCTTCTCCGCGATCCAGCCCGTTCTCACGTTCGCGTAGCCGCTGGCAAACCCCATGGCCAGCGTTCCCTCGAGGCCGAGGCGCAGCGCTGCCGCGTTCACAAGCTCTACATAGACGTAGAGGGCTTCCGTTGTGCGGTAGTTTTTCTCCGGGAATCTCTCCCGGAACTCCTGCAGGTTCTTCACGAGATACATCGGATAATAGGTTGGAGAGTAAACCGAAACGGATTTCGTCGGACTCCCAAGCGGCTCGCGCGTTATCGTTTCCCCGGAAATTGTCCCGAGCATGAAATCATCCCCGCAGTAATCCCCCGTATCCCCGCAAAGAGCCAGGGAGACTCTTATCTTCTCCCATTCTTCTCTGGCGATCTCGCTTGCGCGCTCTATCTCGCTGGCTGTCTCGTCGGCTAAAACAAGTTCTTCAAGTGAAGGCATCTTGAACGAAAATCCTCCTGCGCTTCAATATACATATACCGGGGAATTTATCAAAAAACACTTAAGGCAAAAACCTTTCCCTCTCCTCAGGGGACGGTACCCGGCATGTATCCCTTCTACCGAAAATACTGTAGCGGTTCCTCGATATGATTCCGTAGAAATAGTCTTTTACAGGCCTGGGGACGCATATTAGGAGCGCGGGAAGTGTCCAGAGACTCCCAAGCCTTCTAAGAACCAGCAAAACCGCGTCAGCTCCCTCGTAAACCCCTTCTTCATCAGCGTAGGCTATCTTCCAATCGCGCGGGGGTTCGTCCTGATACAGAGAGAACTCAACGGCTGTCTCTCCCTGCACGGGGGAAAAGAATATTTCCCGGCGGACATCCGCCCACATCACGAAATCGACGAACCTGTTACAGAACCCGCACACGCCGTCAAAAAAAATCACAGGTTTTTCTGATCCCGGAATCTCTATCTCCCGTTTACGTAAGCTCCCGTATGAGGTTTTCGTGCTGAGGAAATCTCAGCAGAAGGCTCTCCTGCGCGCCCAGTTCGAAATCCTCAAGCTCAAACCCGGGAGCCATCGTAGTTCCCATAAAAGCGTATCCGTGCTCTCCCTCCACCACCATTGCGCCCTGCCAGGTTCCCTTGGGAATCACAAGCTGGGTTCTCTGGCCGGAGGGAAGATTATCTCCCATGAACACTATCCTTGATTCTCCCGTAGGATAGAGAAGCAGCATCTGGACGGGATCGCCGAAGTAAAAATGAAAAATTTCGTCCGAATTCACCCTGTGCATCTTGGAATTCTCCTCTGAGGTTATAAGGTAGTAAATAGCGGTTGAAAGACTGCGGTCTTCTCCGGCCATTTCCTCGCTTCTGTAAGTTTCTTTGTAGTATCCTCCCTCGCCGGGAAGCTTTTTCAGACCGAGTCTCTGTATAAGGTGATCGGCTTTCATGGATTTTCCTCCAGCAAAATTGTTAAAATCAAATCAGCAATATAATATAATACGTCAGGACGATTTCA
This genomic window contains:
- the nuoE gene encoding NADH-quinone oxidoreductase subunit NuoE; this encodes MRRFGLPFPPRLRDKIQEIADDHETRLSALIPVLREVQNEFGWLSTESMEEVAETLDIPASSVQNVASFYTMFFTEPVGTHVMWLCRTLSCALRGAEGLEHHLCKRLGVKTGETTADGKITFLEAECLASCGTAPAMLVDDTLYENLTESEVDRIVDEIKRRE
- the dnaB gene encoding replicative DNA helicase, producing the protein MDSLTKSPLPSNEEAERAVLGSVLIESSSINQVLEILIAEDFYNESHSKIMNCMIDLDREGTPIDVLTLYEWMDSKGIIEEVGGAAYLTYLVSTVPTAGNVAHYARIVKDKSVLRKLVLTATDIAHRGYGPDIEVDEFLDRAEQSILDIAQNKIKPSFWHSRELAPVAIDNIERLYKKKELITGLRTGFEKLDHLTSGLQRSDLVIIAARPGAGKTSLCLNIISNAALNEDLSVAMFSLEMTKEQLMMRLLSINSKVSFSAMRSGYIRDNDLERLFDSAERYASASIFIDDTPALTVLEIRAKARRLKKDNRLDLIVVDYLQLMRGSSRNETREREIAEISGALKALAKELDVPVIGISQLSRQTEARTDRRPQLSDLRESGAIEQDADVVLFIHRQDIYRKNPEEKDGMAELIIGKQRNGPTGTVKLVFLEQNGIPSFENPSDEFEEGFV
- a CDS encoding cob(I)yrinic acid a,c-diamide adenosyltransferase, which produces MPKKRITTVYTGLGDDGKTSLLGGKRVRKSSPRVDAYGDVDELNSVLGVACTKAVDPRVKELLREIQNALFTVGSDLATPLDSTFSPPRVTAGMAKRLEERIDEFLPEVGELREFVLPGGAEGAAWLHLARTVCRRAERGVEEFFGDSEEGSKILVYLNRLSDLLFVLARVENKAAGTGEIFVDFGRGEDG
- a CDS encoding glycerate kinase codes for the protein MSEKLRKDARKLFDQALKEADPGKCVLEHIKLKGKQLKVGGKSFNLSDFESVYVVAFGKAASSMAAALEELLGERITGGIVVSNVRSEQAFQKMDFHLSSHPVPDEKSVEAAKKVVSLLEGSGEKDLVIFLISGGGSSILAMPSEGLTIGDKRAVTQRLMLSGVDTYGLNTVRKKMSQTKGGGLLKKALPSQVITLILSDVVGDRLEFIASGPTVPDTTTYEDAWRVIEALELEHKIPPRVVVHLERGREKNSSPTMDREQYERSGATTVVVGNNHKAIISMEKMAKKMGYNTLFLSSQISGEAREVAKVLAGISFDVQRFGRPVKKPACILFGGETTVNVTGRGRGGRNTETALSFCFEIIGSSGIVGLFAGTDGIDGPTDAAGAICDGQSRLIARSMGISARDHLADNDSYSFFETLGDLIKTGSTGTNVMDVGVVLIGE
- a CDS encoding O-methyltransferase codes for the protein MDEGAIITNPEIEDYILSLYPRVHEVFYEMEKRAEGSDVKIVGPLVGRFFSQICLLRRPQSIFEMGSGFGYSALWFSLFLGDGGVVTCTDWLEENAEAARGYFTRAGQIRKLRFVCGDALEVLANSDRKFDMIFNDIDKENYPQVIELARERLNPGGMLITDNVLWGGRVLGGGGSESTEGVLEFNRLLFSDPEFFSTVVPLRDGVALSVRI
- a CDS encoding DUF393 domain-containing protein, with translation MEIPGSEKPVIFFDGVCGFCNRFVDFVMWADVRREIFFSPVQGETAVEFSLYQDEPPRDWKIAYADEEGVYEGADAVLLVLRRLGSLWTLPALLICVPRPVKDYFYGIISRNRYSIFGRRDTCRVPSPEERERFLP
- a CDS encoding cupin domain-containing protein, producing MKADHLIQRLGLKKLPGEGGYYKETYRSEEMAGEDRSLSTAIYYLITSEENSKMHRVNSDEIFHFYFGDPVQMLLLYPTGESRIVFMGDNLPSGQRTQLVIPKGTWQGAMVVEGEHGYAFMGTTMAPGFELEDFELGAQESLLLRFPQHENLIRELT